In Aestuariibaculum lutulentum, one DNA window encodes the following:
- a CDS encoding SusC/RagA family TonB-linked outer membrane protein, which yields MKKKRHRTDIKKFIPKITLKTKFSLVFACATALTSNAETLNSEKTNFSFKTPIICSKISQQTITGSVTDSNGQPLPGTNIIEKGTSNGTQTNFDGEFTIDVSNPNATLVISYMGFVTKEIKVSSAKNLTIVLEENAASLDEVVVVGYGTMRKSDLTGSVVSIGAQKIEERSNSNVLQSLAGQTSGVQITQSQGAPGLAPTIKIRGASSINAGTTPLYVIDGIPLEDNTTNSTGTGISSGSNLSYNRNPLNFINPNDIESIDILKDASSAAIYGSRGANGVVIITTKQGKAGKTKINTTFESGFSHVNRKTDMMNASEFIEFNSAARNNSWATIVADNPSATRGLNITVPAEFSDPEWLARIGNGTDWQDVVFRTAKSSNFQLSASGGSENTQFMASIGYLDSEGVVDSNTYDRINLRSNIKHQFNDKIRMGVNVGLSRVKEAPYGTGGKSDVVSLALQSNPFFPLYVETGSLGFKDPNSIWNTFAKYGFQLWHPYSLTREATTEKITNVSTVNSYLEWDVLKDLTLKTSVSSNIENTVHNFYWNEGQNWGYSGWVPAQANFKTLQSNNWISETTLTYNKVFNENHNLNVLAGYSAQEQRLDTSSMSASNFPNDLVHTLNAGVVNNGETFSEEWSLVSYLTRANYSYKGKYLASAAIRADGSSRFGANSRWGYFPSGSFAWRISEEPFFENLTWVNNLKARLSYGVTGNNQIPNYGSIGVLGYNSYVSSGTVNQGIYTTNFADKNLKWEKTGQTNFGLDFSMFNGRIRFSGDIYYSKTKDLLLNVPIPILSGFSSTLTNIGELENKGFEINLNTRNIDNAFKWSSDFNIFANRNKVLKLGANNAPIDINVSSMTSRTAVGEPIGMYYGYVIDGVIMSQEELDSNSYPVWPGSEPGDPKVRDVNNDGQIDSNDRTYLGNNQADFQWGLTNNFSYAGFDLSVLLRGSQGNEILNHNARYLKSGVGGGNRNMYSVVNNYWKSEAEPGNGMIPKPRMLPTTVRDFGSSYWVEDGSFVRIQNIRLGYSLPQKLVEKMKLTNVKLYVNMENVYVFSDYSGFDPEGSTYQSGLMVGFDYGAYPNPFTSTFGINVNF from the coding sequence ATGAAAAAAAAACGCCACAGGACGGATATTAAAAAATTCATTCCTAAGATTACCTTAAAAACGAAGTTCTCTTTAGTCTTTGCATGTGCTACAGCCTTAACTTCAAATGCAGAAACTTTAAATTCAGAAAAAACTAATTTCTCATTTAAAACACCTATTATCTGTTCAAAGATAAGCCAGCAAACTATTACAGGCTCTGTAACAGATTCTAATGGTCAACCACTTCCTGGTACAAACATTATTGAAAAAGGAACCTCCAACGGAACTCAAACCAATTTTGATGGTGAATTTACCATTGATGTATCCAACCCAAATGCAACTCTTGTAATTTCTTATATGGGTTTCGTTACCAAAGAAATAAAAGTTTCTTCAGCAAAAAACTTAACTATCGTCTTAGAAGAAAACGCTGCTAGCTTAGATGAAGTTGTGGTTGTTGGTTACGGAACCATGCGTAAAAGTGATTTAACAGGATCGGTAGTTTCCATTGGTGCTCAAAAAATAGAGGAAAGATCAAACAGCAATGTACTACAATCACTTGCAGGTCAAACTTCTGGAGTTCAAATTACACAATCACAAGGTGCTCCAGGACTCGCTCCTACAATAAAAATACGCGGTGCATCATCTATAAATGCTGGTACTACTCCTCTCTACGTTATCGATGGAATTCCTCTAGAAGACAACACAACTAATTCAACAGGAACAGGAATCAGTTCTGGAAGTAATTTAAGTTATAATCGAAACCCTTTAAACTTTATCAACCCAAACGACATTGAATCTATTGACATATTAAAAGACGCATCTTCCGCTGCAATTTATGGTTCAAGAGGAGCTAATGGAGTTGTCATTATTACCACGAAACAGGGGAAAGCAGGCAAAACCAAAATTAATACAACTTTTGAGTCTGGCTTTTCACATGTTAATCGTAAAACCGACATGATGAATGCCTCTGAATTTATTGAATTCAACTCAGCTGCAAGAAACAATTCATGGGCAACAATTGTAGCTGATAATCCCTCAGCTACTAGAGGTTTGAATATAACTGTTCCTGCAGAGTTCTCAGATCCTGAATGGTTAGCTCGTATTGGCAATGGAACAGACTGGCAGGATGTTGTATTCAGAACTGCAAAAAGCAGTAATTTTCAACTATCAGCTTCTGGCGGTAGTGAAAACACACAATTCATGGCTTCGATAGGATATTTAGATTCTGAAGGTGTTGTTGATAGTAATACTTACGACAGAATAAATCTTAGATCTAATATTAAGCATCAGTTTAATGACAAAATCCGTATGGGTGTAAATGTTGGACTTAGCCGAGTAAAAGAAGCTCCTTATGGTACAGGCGGAAAAAGTGATGTGGTGAGTTTAGCATTGCAAAGCAACCCTTTTTTCCCTTTATATGTTGAAACAGGTAGTCTTGGTTTTAAAGATCCTAATTCAATCTGGAATACGTTTGCTAAATACGGTTTTCAACTCTGGCATCCTTATTCTCTTACAAGAGAAGCTACTACGGAAAAAATCACAAATGTTTCTACCGTTAACTCTTATTTAGAATGGGATGTTCTAAAAGACTTAACCCTAAAAACTTCAGTAAGTTCCAATATAGAAAACACCGTACATAATTTCTACTGGAATGAAGGCCAAAACTGGGGGTATTCTGGTTGGGTACCAGCACAAGCCAATTTCAAAACCCTGCAATCAAATAACTGGATTTCAGAAACCACTTTAACCTACAACAAAGTATTCAACGAAAATCATAATTTAAATGTATTAGCTGGATATTCTGCTCAAGAGCAACGTTTAGACACAAGTAGTATGTCTGCTTCTAATTTCCCAAATGATTTAGTACATACTTTAAATGCTGGAGTTGTAAATAATGGCGAAACATTTTCAGAAGAATGGTCTCTAGTTTCCTATTTAACTCGCGCCAATTATTCATACAAAGGAAAATACCTAGCTTCAGCAGCAATACGTGCCGATGGTTCTTCTCGTTTTGGAGCTAATAGCAGATGGGGATATTTCCCTTCAGGATCTTTCGCTTGGCGTATTTCTGAAGAACCTTTCTTTGAAAATTTAACTTGGGTTAATAACCTAAAAGCCAGATTAAGTTACGGTGTAACAGGTAATAATCAAATTCCAAATTATGGTTCAATTGGTGTATTAGGATACAACTCATACGTAAGTTCAGGCACCGTAAACCAAGGTATTTACACTACAAACTTTGCTGACAAGAATTTAAAATGGGAAAAAACCGGACAAACAAACTTTGGTTTAGATTTCAGTATGTTCAATGGACGCATAAGGTTTTCTGGCGACATCTATTATTCAAAAACAAAAGATTTATTACTTAATGTACCTATACCAATTCTTTCCGGATTCTCTTCTACTTTGACCAATATAGGAGAACTTGAAAACAAAGGGTTTGAGATAAACCTAAATACTCGTAACATTGATAATGCATTTAAATGGAGTTCCGACTTTAATATTTTTGCAAATCGTAATAAAGTACTAAAACTTGGTGCAAACAACGCGCCTATAGACATTAATGTAAGTAGCATGACATCTCGAACAGCTGTTGGTGAACCAATTGGAATGTATTATGGCTATGTAATTGATGGTGTTATTATGTCTCAAGAAGAGTTAGATAGTAACTCGTATCCAGTATGGCCTGGAAGTGAACCTGGAGATCCTAAAGTAAGAGACGTTAATAATGATGGACAAATTGACTCTAATGATCGTACTTACCTTGGAAATAATCAAGCAGACTTTCAATGGGGGCTAACCAACAATTTTTCTTACGCCGGATTTGATCTTTCGGTTTTATTACGAGGCTCTCAAGGCAACGAAATTCTTAACCATAACGCCCGATATCTAAAATCTGGAGTTGGGGGTGGTAACCGTAATATGTACTCGGTTGTAAACAACTATTGGAAATCTGAAGCCGAACCTGGAAACGGTATGATTCCTAAACCTCGTATGCTGCCAACTACTGTTCGCGATTTTGGATCGAGCTATTGGGTTGAAGATGGATCATTTGTTCGTATACAAAATATTCGTTTAGGATATAGTTTACCTCAAAAATTAGTAGAAAAAATGAAGTTAACCAATGTAAAACTGTATGTTAACATGGAAAATGTATATGTTTTCTCCGATTATTCAGGTTTTGATCCAGAAGGGAGTACTTATCAATCTGGTTTGATGGTTGGTTTCGATTATGGAGCTTATCCAAATCCTTTCACATCAACATTTGGAATAAATGTTAATTTCTAA
- a CDS encoding RagB/SusD family nutrient uptake outer membrane protein: MKNIYIILFCHILLLGCSDDFLDKAPLSNANEENFYKSQEDIEVALWSAYNSLYINYGPESLPSFYGELMSDNAYSDNAAGRIQDYESFELHTMSIDNELVLNFWNNYYEAIYIINNIISNAEKLDFSSRNALVGEAKFLRALYYFDMVRAWGDIPLVTTPLSIDEAYAQARTSQELVYNQIVDDLNYAVENLPAKTNERFAGAASQEAANTLLGKVYLTLGDNIKAEEALLKVYGKFSLVPYADLWDLTKKNSASSIFEVQYKGGLSNPYSLYWAMFSPVDNRVVTAWGGGFNQITDDLWNAYETSDPRRDISIQDGYQTANGSTVDVKFPIKWQDIDAPVTGLREASDNNFIILRYADVLLMLTEATSDPKYMNEVRNRVGLPAYGTAEYPIEYNTIDLALEHERQVELACEFHRWFDLIRTGRALTVIKNSSKNITITDDELLLPIPFLVINQNPNIITQNEAYK; encoded by the coding sequence ATGAAAAACATATATATAATACTTTTTTGTCATATACTTCTATTAGGGTGTAGTGATGATTTTTTAGACAAGGCGCCGCTTTCAAATGCTAACGAAGAAAATTTTTATAAATCTCAAGAAGATATAGAAGTTGCTCTGTGGTCTGCTTATAATTCTCTTTACATAAATTATGGTCCAGAAAGTTTACCTTCTTTCTATGGCGAACTAATGTCCGATAACGCCTATAGTGACAATGCTGCAGGAAGAATACAAGACTATGAAAGCTTTGAATTACATACTATGTCTATAGACAATGAGTTAGTCTTAAATTTTTGGAACAATTACTATGAAGCTATTTATATTATTAACAACATTATATCCAATGCAGAAAAGCTTGATTTTTCTAGCCGTAATGCATTAGTAGGAGAAGCTAAGTTTCTCCGTGCTTTATATTATTTTGATATGGTTCGAGCTTGGGGAGATATACCTTTAGTAACTACCCCATTAAGTATTGACGAAGCTTACGCACAAGCACGAACTTCTCAAGAATTAGTTTATAATCAAATTGTTGACGACTTAAATTATGCTGTAGAAAATTTACCTGCAAAAACCAACGAACGATTTGCAGGTGCGGCGAGTCAGGAAGCAGCAAACACTTTACTTGGCAAGGTATATTTAACATTGGGAGACAACATTAAAGCTGAAGAAGCTTTATTAAAAGTTTATGGTAAATTTAGCTTGGTACCTTATGCCGATTTATGGGATTTAACTAAAAAAAATAGCGCTTCCTCTATATTTGAAGTTCAATATAAAGGAGGTCTTTCTAATCCGTACAGTCTATACTGGGCTATGTTCTCACCTGTTGACAATCGTGTTGTGACAGCTTGGGGAGGAGGGTTTAATCAAATCACAGATGATTTGTGGAATGCATACGAAACTAGTGATCCTCGAAGAGACATTTCTATTCAAGATGGGTATCAAACCGCTAACGGCTCAACTGTGGATGTAAAATTCCCTATTAAATGGCAAGATATAGATGCTCCTGTCACCGGATTAAGAGAAGCTTCAGATAACAACTTTATCATTCTTCGTTATGCTGACGTTCTTCTAATGTTAACCGAAGCTACTTCTGACCCTAAATACATGAACGAAGTTCGTAATCGTGTCGGATTACCTGCATATGGAACTGCCGAATACCCTATTGAATATAATACAATCGATCTTGCTTTAGAACACGAAAGACAAGTAGAACTTGCTTGTGAGTTTCATCGTTGGTTTGATTTAATAAGAACAGGAAGAGCTCTTACAGTAATAAAGAACAGCAGTAAAAACATCACAATTACTGATGATGAATTATTACTACCTATACCTTTTTTAGTAATCAACCAAAACCCCAATATAATTACTCAAAATGAAGCTTATAAATAG
- a CDS encoding Gfo/Idh/MocA family oxidoreductase: protein MQPINTALCSYGMSGHVFHAPFISTNPNFNFYGVFERTKNEAEKHYPNIKTFKSLEAMLSDDNIELVVVNTPNVTHFEFAKKVIEAGKHIVVEKPFTTTVTEAEELINLAQEKNVTLSVYHNRRYDSDFLTIKQVLSENLIGELVEAEFHFDRFDPQLSYKTHKETPTAGVGSLYDLGSHLIDQALQLFGMPEALFADLDIYRPNSKVGDYFDVKLFYPTYRVILKSSYFVREPLPGSILHGRKGSFIKSRADVQEKDLQAEKKPNSNHWGIEPETERGLLHTEKDGKIIKEHIPTAIGNYMIYYNGIFDAIRNNKAVPVTPEDGMIVIKIIEAALKSNEEKKVVNL, encoded by the coding sequence ATGCAACCTATCAATACAGCTTTATGCTCTTACGGCATGAGTGGCCATGTGTTTCATGCACCATTCATTTCGACAAATCCCAACTTCAATTTTTATGGTGTATTTGAACGCACTAAGAACGAAGCTGAAAAGCATTATCCGAATATAAAAACATTTAAATCTTTGGAAGCCATGTTGTCTGATGACAATATTGAATTGGTTGTTGTAAACACCCCTAACGTCACACATTTTGAATTTGCTAAAAAAGTTATTGAAGCGGGCAAACACATTGTAGTTGAAAAACCATTCACCACGACTGTTACAGAGGCGGAAGAGCTTATTAATTTAGCTCAAGAGAAAAACGTTACACTATCTGTATACCATAACAGACGCTACGATAGTGACTTTTTAACGATAAAGCAGGTACTTTCTGAAAATTTAATTGGAGAGTTGGTTGAAGCTGAATTTCATTTCGACCGTTTCGATCCACAGCTTAGTTATAAAACCCATAAAGAAACACCAACTGCCGGTGTTGGTAGTCTATACGATTTAGGATCCCATTTAATCGATCAAGCCCTACAGCTTTTTGGAATGCCCGAAGCTCTTTTTGCGGACTTAGACATTTACCGACCCAATTCTAAGGTTGGTGATTATTTCGACGTCAAGCTTTTCTACCCTACATATCGAGTTATTTTAAAATCCAGTTACTTTGTTCGCGAACCTTTACCGGGAAGTATTTTACATGGTAGAAAAGGATCTTTTATTAAAAGCAGAGCTGACGTACAGGAAAAAGATTTACAAGCTGAAAAAAAACCGAATAGTAATCATTGGGGAATAGAACCTGAAACTGAACGCGGACTTTTACACACCGAAAAAGATGGTAAAATCATAAAAGAACACATTCCTACGGCCATAGGAAATTACATGATTTATTACAATGGTATTTTCGATGCTATTAGAAATAACAAAGCCGTTCCTGTAACTCCAGAAGATGGCATGATCGTTATAAAAATCATAGAAGCTGCTTTAAAAAGTAATGAAGAAAAAAAAGTAGTTAACCTCTAA
- a CDS encoding rhamnogalacturonan acetylesterase — translation MKRILNLNLIILLLITSSCMAQTTIYMIGDSTMANKKNPETNPEHGWGQVLPNYVADGVLVDNRAVNGRSSRSFIGEGRWDSVLETLKAGDFVFIQFGHNDQKFKSPDRYTNPHTTYRHNLIKFVEETRSKGATPILFSSIVRRNFNEHGTLIDTHGEYPLETRLVALEYNVPFVDLQYFTEHLEETYGVEGSKKLHLHFEPGENPFYKDGKHDDTHLSNLGANEVAKLAVAELKKKAPSMVKYLK, via the coding sequence ATGAAACGTATATTGAATTTAAATCTAATTATTCTATTGTTAATAACGTCGAGTTGTATGGCGCAAACCACAATTTATATGATTGGCGATTCAACTATGGCAAATAAAAAGAATCCTGAAACCAATCCCGAGCATGGTTGGGGACAAGTCTTACCAAATTATGTAGCAGATGGGGTTCTTGTAGATAACAGAGCCGTTAATGGTAGAAGTAGTCGCAGTTTTATAGGTGAGGGTCGTTGGGATTCTGTGTTGGAGACATTAAAGGCAGGTGACTTTGTATTTATTCAGTTTGGACATAACGATCAAAAGTTTAAATCGCCAGACCGATATACTAATCCGCATACAACATACCGCCATAATTTAATTAAGTTCGTTGAAGAAACACGATCAAAAGGCGCAACACCTATTTTGTTTTCTTCTATTGTAAGACGAAATTTCAATGAACATGGAACATTGATTGATACGCATGGTGAATATCCGCTGGAAACGCGTTTGGTGGCTTTGGAGTATAATGTTCCGTTTGTAGATTTACAATATTTCACAGAACATTTAGAGGAGACTTATGGTGTTGAAGGCTCTAAAAAGTTACATCTTCATTTTGAGCCGGGAGAAAATCCATTTTATAAAGATGGTAAACATGATGATACTCATTTATCTAATTTGGGAGCAAACGAGGTTGCTAAACTGGCCGTTGCAGAATTAAAAAAGAAAGCACCTAGTATGGTGAAATATCTAAAATAA
- a CDS encoding pectinesterase family protein: MNCIVYLLIIVISKTIVYTQIGSRNITLLPYENAKVENIKYNTPKKKQEPKDPYNMVVAKDGTGDFTTIQEAMYAAKSFPYERVVINVKNGVYNEKVHIYSWNTHVSLIGESKEGTIITFDDYFKKIDLGRNSTFHTSTLLVEGDDFIAKNLTVKNTAGAVGQAIALSVNANRCYFENCAFIGNQDTVYTAGEGFKQYFKNCYIEGTTDFIFGEATVLFEDCQIHNKSNSYITAASTPKGQNYGYVFKNCNLTADSNVTEVYLGRPWRFYAKTVFINCKMGKHIRAEGWHNWKKAEAEKFSFYAEYNCSGEGYKPESRVPWSHQLKKSQAKKYTKENILKSTTKWYQNL; the protein is encoded by the coding sequence ATGAATTGTATAGTTTATCTTTTAATTATAGTAATTTCAAAAACAATAGTATATACTCAAATTGGCAGTAGGAATATTACCTTATTACCTTATGAAAATGCTAAAGTAGAGAATATTAAATATAATACACCTAAAAAGAAGCAAGAGCCTAAAGATCCTTATAATATGGTGGTTGCAAAAGACGGTACGGGCGATTTTACCACAATTCAGGAAGCTATGTATGCAGCAAAATCTTTTCCTTATGAGCGTGTAGTTATCAATGTTAAAAATGGTGTGTATAACGAGAAAGTACATATTTATTCATGGAACACCCATGTGTCTTTAATTGGGGAAAGCAAAGAGGGAACCATAATTACCTTTGATGATTATTTTAAGAAGATTGATTTAGGAAGAAATAGCACGTTTCACACGTCAACTTTACTTGTAGAGGGCGACGATTTTATTGCAAAAAACCTTACTGTTAAAAATACAGCTGGAGCAGTTGGGCAGGCCATTGCACTTTCTGTAAACGCAAATAGATGTTATTTCGAAAATTGTGCGTTCATAGGAAATCAGGATACGGTTTATACGGCTGGAGAAGGTTTTAAGCAGTATTTTAAAAACTGTTATATCGAAGGCACAACCGATTTTATTTTTGGTGAAGCTACAGTACTTTTTGAAGATTGCCAGATTCATAATAAATCCAATTCCTATATCACAGCGGCTTCAACACCCAAAGGTCAGAATTATGGATACGTATTTAAAAACTGTAATCTTACAGCCGATAGTAATGTGACTGAAGTTTATCTGGGAAGACCCTGGCGATTTTATGCTAAAACGGTTTTCATTAATTGCAAAATGGGAAAGCATATCAGAGCAGAAGGTTGGCATAACTGGAAAAAGGCTGAAGCTGAAAAATTTTCATTTTACGCAGAATATAATTGTTCAGGAGAAGGGTATAAACCGGAGAGTCGTGTGCCTTGGTCACATCAGTTAAAAAAATCGCAGGCAAAAAAATATACTAAAGAAAACATCTTAAAATCAACAACTAAATGGTATCAAAACCTATAA